A stretch of the Onychomys torridus chromosome 23, mOncTor1.1, whole genome shotgun sequence genome encodes the following:
- the Spegnb gene encoding LOW QUALITY PROTEIN: SPEG neighbor protein (The sequence of the model RefSeq protein was modified relative to this genomic sequence to represent the inferred CDS: inserted 2 bases in 2 codons; substituted 1 base at 1 genomic stop codon) has protein sequence MDHSPAMGINSGFPLTLPRDIPEPMLSWAGRGFRYQQQQQQQQQHLAGLLPHGPKGTGPLGLQPDVTPRPQPEQETHCQTTKQENQLPHLQDVTLYINDPHVQSTSICIQAFYRVTKELREKGLLGVLEPLKDIVLXTAKLTCXISALPDLFICWSNXIKEMQDGVAGGAELDYLDQFSITVANPLCQCSDSMCILVEVPAKIQKGPDNTNEAKTP, from the exons ATGGACCACAGCCCGGCCATGGGCATCAACTCCGGGTTCCCACTCACGCTGCCAAGGGACATTCCAGAGCCCATGCTGAGCTGGGCAGGCCGGGGCTTCAGataccagcagcagcagcagcagcagcagcaacatctGGCTGGGCTATTACCTCATGGACCTAAGGGGACAGGGCCCCTGGGGCTTCAGCCGGATGTCACCCCCCGGCCACAACCAGAGCAGGAGACCCACTG tcaaacaaccaaacaagaaaaccagCTTCCCCACCTCCAGGATGTTACTCTATACATCAATGATCCCCATGTCCAGAGTACCTCCATCTGCATCCAGGCCTTCTACAGGG TCACT AAGGAACTGAGGGAGAAGGGCCTGCTCGGGGTTCTGGAGCCACTGAAGGACATAGTTC ACACAGCCAAGCTGACTTGCTGAATTTCAGCTCTCCCGGACCTGTTTATCTGCTGGAGCA TAATCAAGGAGATGCAGGATGGGGTGGCTGGTGGTGCAGAATTGGATTACCTGGATCAGTTTAGCATCACTGTAGCCAATCCCCTCTGCCAGTGCTCAGATTCCATGTGCATCCTTGTGGAAG TCCCGGCTAAGATTCAAAAGGGACCTGATAACACCAATGAGGCAAAGACACCGTAG